Proteins from a genomic interval of Polyodon spathula isolate WHYD16114869_AA chromosome 1, ASM1765450v1, whole genome shotgun sequence:
- the LOC121310869 gene encoding phospholipid-transporting ATPase ID-like isoform X2, whose protein sequence is MSFFGLDCRKKKDKEEERHLRANDREFNLTFQYATNAIKTSKYNLFTFLPMNLFEQFQRIANAYFLFLLILQLIPQISSLSWFTTVVPLMLVLAATAIKDAIEDFNRHKSDRQVNNRQVKVLMDGQLKSEKWRNIQVGDIIKLENNQFVTADLLLLSSSEPLSLVYIETAELDGETNLKVKQSLTVSGDMGDDCEALASFNGEVRCEPPNNRLDKFTGTLLFKEQKYSLDNDKILLRGCTLRNTEWCYGLVIFAGPETKLMQNCGKTTFKRTSIDRLMNVLVLWIFGFLAFMCIILAFGNGIWEYQKGFYFQVFLPWPESVPNPAFSAFLTFWSYVIILNTVVPISLYVSVEIIRLGNSFYIDWDRKMYYPRSDTPAEARTTTLNEELGQIKYIFSDKTGTLTQNIMTFNMCSINGKSYGEVFDFAGQRMEITERTPKVDFSFNRLADPKFVFHDHSLVEAVKLGTPEVHAFFRLLSLCHTVMPEEKEEGELLYQAQSPDEGALVTAARNFGFVFRSRTPESITVVEMGETKTYELLAILDFNNVRKRMSVIVRCPEGKLTLYCKGADTIIYERLHPACKTLKDVTTEHLDEFAGEGLRTLVLAYKDLEEGYFEDWKARHHEASTALEEREEKLDELYEEIENNLQLLGATAIEDKLQDGVPQTIEQLAKADIKMWVLTGDKQETAENIGYACNMLREAMNEVFIISANTAEGVREELRNARRKIKPETVEAETIIEVKQPRKKSTVLPEDTVDGEYGLVINGHSLAYGLEKSMEVEFLRTACMCKTVICCRVTPLQKAQVVQLVKKYKNAITLAIGDGANDVSMIKAAHIGVGISGQEGMQAVLSSDFSFAQFRYLQRLLLVHGRWSYIRMCKFLNYFFYKNFTFTLVHFWYGFFCGFSAQTVYDEWYITLYNLVYTSLPVLGMSLFDQDVSDRWSMEYPKLYEPGQLNMYFSIGAFAKCLLHGIYSSLILFFIPYGAMYDTMRDDGKDLADYQSFALLAQTCLLIAVSIQLGLDTAYWTSVNQLFMWGSLAIYFAITLTMYSNGMYLIFTASFPFIAKTDVSQGTEAHRAGRHGGAASRYTKVDMCSSNSARSNNIESGSSYYICVLYK, encoded by the exons CACAAAAGTGACAGGCAGGTCAACAACCGGCAGGTTAAGGTCCTCATGGATGGACA GCTGAAAAGTGAAAAATGGAGGAACATTCAAGTGGGTGATATAATCAAACTGGAAAATAACCAGTTTGTTACG GCAGATTTGCTTTTGCTGTCTAGTAGTGAACCACTAAGCTTGGTATACATAGAGACTGCTGAGTTGGATGG aGAAACTAACCTGAAGGTGAAGCAGAGTCTGACAGTCTCAGGAGATATGGGAGATGACTGTGAGGCACTTGCTAGTTTTAATG GTGAGGTCAGATGCGAGCCTCCCAACAACCGCCTGGATAAGTTTACAGGGACTTTGCTGTTCAAGGAGCAGAAGTATTCACTAGACAACGACAAGATCCTGTTGAGGGGCTGCACTCTCAGGAACACAGAGTGGTGCTACGGGCTCGTCATCTTCGCAG GTCCAGAGACTAAATTAATGCAGAACTGTGGCAAAACGACCTTCAAACGAACCAGCATTGATCGACTAATGAATGTTCTTGTGCTGTGG ATTTTTGGGTTTCTGGCTTTCATGTGTATTATCCTGGCCTTCGGCAATGGGATTTGGGAGTATCAGAAAGGATTTTATTTCCAAGTGTTCCTGCCCTGGCCAGAGAGTGTCCCGAACCCTGCTTTCTCTGCGTTTCTCACCTTCTGGTCCTACGTCATCATCCTCAACACAGTGGTTCCCATATCCCTTTATGTCAG CGTGGAGATTATCCGGTTAGGGAACAGCTTCTACATCGACTGGGACAGGAAGATGTACTACCCACGCAGTGACACGCCCGCTGAGGCGCGCACTACCACCCTGAACGAGGAGCTAGGGCAGATCAAGTACATCTTCTCAGACAAGACCGGCACCCTCACACAGAACATCATGACCTTCAACATGTGCTCTATCAACGGGAAGTCCTATG GAGAGGTGTTTGATTTTGCTGGGCAAAGAATGGAAATCactgag AGGACACCCAAGGTAGATTTCTCCTTCAACCGGCTGGCAGACCCCAAGTTTGTGTTCCATGACCACAGCCTGGTGGAGGCAGTGAAGCTGGGAACCCCGGAGGTGCACGCATTCTTCCGGCTGCTCTCACTTTGCCACACCGTCATGCCTGAGGAGAAGGAGGAAG GTGAGCTGCTGTACCAGGCTCAGTCTCCAGACGAGGGCGCTCTCGTCACAGCTGCCCGTAACTTTGGCTTTGTGTTCCGCTCGCGCACACCGGAGTCCATCACCGTGGTGGAGATGGGAGAGACGAAGACCTACGAGCTGCTCGCCATCCTCGACTTTAACAATGTCAGGAAGAGGATGTCTGTCATTG TGCGCTGCCCTGAAGGGAAGCTGACCCTGTACTGCAAGGGAGCCGACACCATTATATATGAGAGACTTCATCCTGCCTGCAAAACGCTAAAGGATGTCACCACTGAACACCTTGAC GAGTTTGCTGGGGAAGGCCTGCGCACTCTGGTCCTGGCCTATAAGGACTTGGAGGAAGGGTATTTTGAGGACTGGAAGGCCCGTCACCACGAAGCCAGCACAGCACtggaggagagggaagagaaaCTGGATGAGCTCTACGAGGAGATTGAGAACAACCTACAG TTGCTAGGTGCCACAGCAATAGAAGACAAGCTTCAGGATGGAGTGCCTCAGACGATTGAACAGCTGGCCAAAGCTGACATTAAGATGTGGGTGCTCACAGGAGATAAACAAG AGACTGCTGAGAACATTGGCTATGCGTGCAACATGCTGCGAGAGGCGATGAACGAGGTGTTTATCATCTCCGCAAACACAGCTGAGGGTGTGCGAGAGGAACTGAG AAATGCACGGAGGAAAATCAAACCAGAAACTGTTGAAGCTGAGACGATCATTGAAGTGAAGCAGCCCAGAAAGAAGTCAACGGTGCTACCCGAAGACACTGTGGACGGGGAGTATGGTCTTGTCATCAACGGACATAGCTTG GCATACGGTCTAGAGAAGAGCATGGAGGTGGAGTTTCTCAGGACCGCCTGCATGTGTAAAACTGTCATCTGCTGCCGAGTGACACCGCTGCAGAAAGCCCAGGTGGTGCAGCTGGTCAAGAAGTACAAGAATGCCATCACTCTGGCCATCGGGGACGGAGCCAACGACGTCAGCATGATCAAAG CTGCCCACATTGGGGTGGGAATCAGTGGGCAGGAGGGGATGCAGGCTGTCCTCTCCAGCGATTTCTCCTTTGCCCAGTTCCGGTACCTGCAGCGCCTCCTGCTGGTCCATGGCAGGTGGTCCTACATCCGCATGTGCAAGTTCCTCAACTACTTTTTCTACAAGAACTTCACCTTCACCCTGGTCCACTTCTGGTATGGCTTCTTCTGTGGATTCTCTGCACAG ACTGTGTATGACGAGTGGTATATCACCCTCTACAACCTGGTTTATACCTCTCTGCCTGTGTTGGGGATGAGCCTTTTTGATCAG GATGTGAGTGACCGCTGGAGTATGGAGTACCCGAAGCTTTATGAGCCGGGGCAGCTCAATATGTACTTCAGCATAGGTGCCTTCGCCAAGTGTCTGCTCCATGGCATCTACAGCTCGCTTATCCTCTTCTTTATCCCCTACGGAGCCATGTATGACACAATGCGGGATGATGGCAAGGACCTTGCCGACTACCAGTCCTTTGCCCTGCTTGCACAGACCTGCCTGCTGATCGCTGTCTCCATCCAG CTTGGGCTGGATACTGCCTACTGGACATCGGTTAATCAGTTATTTATGTGGGGCAGCCTGGCCATCTACTTTGCCATCACTCTCACCATGTACAGCAATGGGATGTATCTCATCTTCACAGCTTCCTTCCCCTTCATTG CCAAgactgatgtttcacaaggaacagAAGCACACAGAGCAGGACGTCATGGAGGAGCAGCCTCTCGTTACACAAAAGTGGACATGTGCTCGTCCAATAGTGCAAGAAGCAACAACATAGAATCAGGATCCTCTTATTATATATGTGTCCTGTACAAGTAA